The Megalops cyprinoides isolate fMegCyp1 chromosome 12, fMegCyp1.pri, whole genome shotgun sequence genome contains a region encoding:
- the LOC118786880 gene encoding RB-associated KRAB zinc finger protein-like, producing the protein MVDHGHRQTSAGPSENASGTKNCLTVEEENFSGSALVGEESTEQKEAWSEALIKTERLEEEWGGEGEKADEPTAVEWGSSLNQDTSTEAQSTSAEDSKQLGQVETIVIHGDGDNDDGSDFSHPAEALTVRGECETFPDSPLSDSVPLSTETGLSGSVPFREEAGFQLICPEEGESGTVTPHQGLCRDNHGNATTQGEYGVNTGTMQDVLQLVKPCSVRVECLMLQDSHQCQASSGKSPHPALSETRSEMLRVKERPLSCTYCGKRFIRNVSLKMHLQGHTGDKLLSCTQSRRKFSSRHNLTAHQSRQNREKRFSCETCGKAFFLKHHLSSHQRVHTGERPYRCAHCGNCYKQLNNLIHHQRSHTGERPYGCMECGKCFGRLDNLKVHQKIHTREA; encoded by the exons ATGGTAGAccatggacacagacagaccagtGCTGGACCGAGTGAGAATGCCTCTGGAACAAAAAACTGTTTGACCGTGGAGGAGGAGAACTTCAGTGGTTCGGCCCTTGTGGGGGAAGAG TCTACTGAGCAGAAGGAGGCCTGGTCTGAAGCACTCATCAAAACGGAGAGACTGGaagaggagtgggggggtgaAGGCGAGA AAGCTGATGAGCCCACCGCAGTGGAATGGGGCTCCAGCCTGAATCAGGACACATCTACAGAAGCTCAGTCCACCTCTGCAGAAGACTCCAAGCAGCTTGGTCAAGTAGAAACCATCGTAATTCACGGGGACGGCGATAACGATGATGGCTCCGATTTCTCTCACCCTGCAGAGGCTCTGACGGTTCGAGGAGAGTGCGAAACATTTCCGGACAGTCCCCTCTCAGATTCTGTACCCTTAAGCACCGAGACTGGTCTCTCAGGTTCTGTTCCTTTCAGAGAGGAGGCTGGCTTCCAGCTGATATGCCCTGAAGAGGGTGAATCAGGGACAGTAACCCCACATCAGGGGCTATGTAGAGATAACCATGGGAATGCAACAACACAAGGTGAATACGGTGTTAACACAGGTACCATGCAGGATGTTCTTCAGCTTGTGAAGCCTTGCTCTGTGAGAGTGGAGTGTTTGATGCTGCAGGATAGCCATCAATGCCAGGCATCCTCAGGAAAGAGCCCCCACCCAGCTCTGAGTGAGACCAGATCTGAGATGCTTCGCGTGAAAGAGAGACCGCTCAGTTGTACGTATTGTGGGAAAAGGTTCATCCGGaatgtttcactgaaaatgcACCTGCAAGGTCACACAGGTGACAAATTGCTCAGCTGCACGCAGAGTAGGAGGAAATTCTCTAGTCGGCACAACCTCACAGCTCACCAAagcagacagaacagagaaaagCGTTTTAGCTGTGAAACATGTGGAAAGGCATTTTTCCTAAAACATCACCTGAGTTCACATCAAAGGGTTCACACTGGAGAAAGGCCATACAGGTGTGCACACTGTGGGAATTGTTACAAACAATTGAATAATCTCATCCATCACCAGAGGTCTCACACTGGGGAAAGACCGTATGGTTGTATGGAGTGTGGGAAGTGTTTTGGTCGGCTTGATAATCTTAAAGTTCATCAGAAAATACATACCCGA GAAGCTTAA